The sequence below is a genomic window from Brevibacillus agri.
TTCCGTCGGCTGCTATCTGGCTGATTCGATTGCTTCCTTGCTCGTTTTTCGCGCGATTCAAGGCGCAGGCTTCGCCGCGATCCCGATTGTGGCTGCCACGATGATTGGCGACCTGTTTGCGGGCAACGGGCGGGCGAATGCGATGGGAACGTACCAGATGATGCTGGCGGTAGGACCAGCCATCGGCCCGTTGCTCGGCGGCTGGATCGGGGGAGTGGGCGGACATTCGGCTGTCTTTGCGTTTTTGGCCTTAACCGCAGTTCTTTTGCTCATCGGGAACGGACTGTTGCTGCCGGAGACGAAAAACAGCCAGACAGCCGCGAGAAGCTTTCACTTGCGCGCCTACTGCGATATTTTCCGGCAGCCGACGGGAGCGGCCGTGATTTTGCTCGGCTTTGCGCAAATGTTTACGTATTACTGCTTCCTGCTGTTCATCCCCGTCGAGCTGACGCACCGCTACCACTTGTCCAGCGAGCGAATCGGTCTGTTGTTTTTGCTCACATCGGTTGTCTTTATGATTAGCAGCAAGCTGGCTGCCCGTGTGCAAAAGCGGTGGGGATCGCGCAAAGCACTCGTCTGGACAGCCGGAATGCACGCTGTTGCGACTTTTTTGTTCATGGCGGCAGCAGATGCATCGCTCGTCTTGCTCGTCGTGACAAGCGCGCTGTTCGCTCTGGCGCTCGGAATCGGGATGCCGGTGCATACTACGCTCTTGTCGGAAGTGTTTGAACAGGAACGGGCCACCGCGATTGGCGTCTACAACCTGATCCGCTACATGGGCATGGCGGCGGGACCCGTAGCGGGAGCGGCGATGTACGGAGCGGGCGGCACCTGGCTGGAGTTTGGCGCAGCGGGACTTTTGCTCTTGCTCGCGGTTCTGTTTGCCGCGAAAAACGCGGGCGGGCTGCGCCTTGGCAAAAGCGCATAGCGGCAAGTTTGCCGCATCACCTTTTCTTCCACCTGCAAATGTGCTACAACAAAGAATGACACAAGAGCGGGAGGAGCAAAAAGCATGCAACAACAACACGAGCGAGATCGGCAGCCTGCCAGAGAGGGCGCGCTGGTCGACCCCGCACAAATTCAAGCATACACAGAGGCCGAATGTTTGGCCCTTTTGCAAAAAATAGAAGAGGCACGTACCGACAGTCCGGACGAGCAGCGCGATCGGGCAGAAGCGGCGGTCCTGACCAGGCTGTCCGTTTTGCGCATGGCGAAAAAAGGCGGCTATGCGCTGGCGCAGGAGTGGCTGGAGCGGGCGCTGTCGCTTAAGCCGAACGATCTGTACGCACTGGGTGTACAACTGCGGCTCGCCTTTTCGCAACTGCGCAGCCATCCATTTGAAACCGGGTTTCCGACCGTTCGCGAGACGGATAATGTCGTCGCCAAAAGACGAGCCGTAGAGGTGCTGCGCGAAAAAGCGCTGCTCGCCCAAGCGGAAATCGAGCAGTGGCAGGCGATTGCCAAAGAAGCGCTGCATACGGCACATAAGCTGGGGGACGAGCAGGCGAGAGCGACAGCGGAACGTCTGGTCGACCTGTACGGCAGGCGGCAGAGGCTGCTGGCCGAGCTGCTGGAGCGCGTCCAATCGTACGGGGCATCGCTCTCCGGCGTGTTTTTCTCGGCAGAGATGTTGAACCAGTTGCAGGAGACGATTCGCGCCCTGAATTTGCAGGCACAGGAAAAGGTGCAGCTTTTGCCGGAAGACGAGCCGGACGTCGCCAGCGAAGCGCCTGCAGCCGAGCGCCACAGTAAGCTGTCAGCGCTGGAGCAGTTGGAGAGCCTGATCGGACTGCGTGACATCAAGCAGCGAGTGCGCCAGCTTGCCCAGTTTTTGCAATACCGGAAACTGCGCGAGGAAAAAGGCTGGCACATGCACGATCAACTGCCGCTGCACCTCGTGCTGATGGGCAATCCGGGCACGGGCAAGACGACGCTGGCCCGTTTGATCGCTCGCCTGTACCACGAGCTGGGGCTGCTTGCCAACGGGCAGTTGATCGAAGTGGACCGCTCTCATCTGGTAGGCGGATACGTCGGGCAGACGGAGCAGCGGGTGATGGAGGCGATCAAGCAGGCGGACGGCGGAGTGCTGTTCATCGACGAAGCGTACAGCTTGAAGCGGCCGGACAGCTCGGGCAGCGACTACGGGCAAAACGCGATCGACACGCTGGTGGCTGCGATGACGAGCGGGGAGTACGCCGGACGGTTTGTGGTCATGCTCGCCGGCTACCCGGAAGAAATGCGGCAGTTTTTGTACGCCAATCCGGGCTTGTACAGCCGCTTTCCGCAGGCAGGCCACTTTGTTTTGCCGGACTACGACGCAGACGAGCTGGTGCAAATTGCGGACGCGGTAGCGGCGCGAAACGACTTTACGCTGACGGATGCTGCCAAGACGGCGTTGCGGGAGCGCATCGAAAAAGCGCAGGTGGACGATACGTTCGGCAATGCCCGCACCGTCACCAATCTGGTGCTGGACGCGATATTCGCCAAAGGGCGGGCGACCGCGGGCAAAGCGCTGCAATGGGACGACTTCACGATTTTGCGGCCGGAGGATGTCAGCGAAGCGCCCCAGCCGACTGCGGAATCGTCCGCCGAAGCACAGCTCCAGTCGTTGATCGGGCTTGAAGCGGTGAAGGCCGAGCTGAAAAAAATCGCCGCCTATGTCGCCGTGCAGCAGGAGCGGGCGGCCAGAGGCTTGCCCAAGAGCGCGATTGAGCTGCACGCGGTGTTTACAGGCAATCCGGGCACGGGGAAAACGACGGTAGCGCAACTGTACGCGCAAATGTTGCAGGAGGTCGGGTATTTGAAGCGCGGTCACCTCGTCACGGCAAGCCGTGCGGATCTGGTCGCAGGCTTCGTCGGACAGACGGCGGCGCTCACCCGCAGAAAAGTGCGCGAGGCGTTGGGCGGTGTGCTGTTCATTGATGAAGCATACGCCCTGCTCGGGCCGGGCCAGCAAGACTTCGGCCAGGAGGCGGTCCACACGCTCGTCGAGGAAATGACGAGACACGCGGAAAACCTGGTTGTGGTGCTGGCAGGCTACTCCGGGGAAATGAACGGGCTGCTCCTGAGCAATCCGGGACTTTTGTCGCGATTTAAAAAGTACATCCACTTCCCCGACTACTCCGTGGAAGAGCTTGTGCAAATTTTAGAGCAGGCCGCACAGAAGGCGGGCTATGTGATCGAGGACAGCGCCGTGGCGGCGATTCGGCAAAGGCTGGAAAAAGCGTCCCAGGAGCAGCGGCTGCATGGAAACGGGCGGTTCAGCTACAATCTTTTGCAGGAGGCGATCCAGAACCAGGCGCTGCGCATCACGGGCATGTCCCGCGAGAGCTGGGACCAGGAGCTGCTGGCGACGCTTTTATGGAGCGACTTTCAACCGTTGCTGACACGGGAAAGCGAGGAAAATGGGACAAAAGCCTAGTTTTTGTCCCAGGCGTCTGCCTTCCTACTCTTTTGACAATTCACCCGATCCCGTATAATGGAAAAACAAGGCCATGAGGGGAAGGGTGTTTTTCTTTGCAAAAAAGATGGCAGGCAACATTATCGACAACAATCGCTTTGAGCATGCTGCTGGCAAGCTTGCCGGCAGAGGCCAGGCAGCAGCCGGGAGAGAGACGGGGACATATCGAGATCGAAGCCAAGGAAGAGCTGGCGATAGAGAAAACATCGTCGAGACGGAGCGCTTCTGACCTCGTCGTCATCCAGTTGTCCGGCCCGGTGCGCGAACAATGGAAAGAACAACTGGAAGATTTGGGTGCTACTCTGGGCGATTACATACCGGATTACGCCTTTTTGGCCAAGCTGGCTCGCGAGGAGCAACGCGCAGAAATCGAGGGGCTTTCCTTTGTGAAAAAAGTGATTCCGTATCATCCGCAGGCCAAGCTGGCTCCGCAGTTGCGATCCACCCTGGGAGAAACGAAAGCCGTAGAGGTAGCCGTAATTGGCTTCGACCAACAGGTGGACATGCTGCGCACCGTCAGCCGGCTGGCGGATGAAGCAGATATAAAAGAGATCGAGTCGCCAAAGATCGCGCCGCATATCTCCATCGTCACGATGAACGAAGACGTGATTGGACAAGTTATAGAATCGGAGGACGTCATCGCGATCGTCCCTGTCCCGGAAAATGAACTGCACAACGACATCGCAGCGACGATCATCCATGCGGACGAGCTGGCTTCTACAGGCTACACTGGCAAGGGACAGATCGTCGGCGTAGCGGATACAGGGCTGGATACGGGCGACCTGAAGTCGATGCACCCGGATTTTCAAGGCCAGGTCAAAAGCTTGTACGCCATGGGCAGAAAAGACGATGCCAGCGACAGGCACGGGCATGGCACGCACGTGGCCGGGGCTGTTCTTGGCACAGGCGAGGCATCGAACGGGCAGTACAAAGGGATGGCTCCCGACGCGAAGCTCGTCTTTCACTCGATTGAAGACCGCAGCGGCAAGCTGGTGACCGACGTGGAAACGATTTTGCAGGAAGCGTACGAGGACGGCGCCCGGATTCATTCGGATTCTTGGGGCGCCAATGACAAAGGAGACTACAGTTTAAGCTCGTTTTTGTTTGACCGATTTTTGTGGGAGCATCCGGACATGACCGCGCTGATCGCGGCGGGCAACTTTGGAGTGGCTGGCTATCAGAGCGTCGGCAGCCCGGCTACCGCCAAAAATGTGATCGCCGTTGGCGCGTCGGAAAACGTCCGCCCGAGCCTTGGCGACCACTCGGATAACAAGGACGAGGTATGGGAAGACAGCAGTCGCGGACTGACAGCGGACGGACGTTTGAAGCCAGATATCGTGGCTCCGGGCACGTCGATTTTGTCGACCCGCTCTTCGCTTGCGCCGAGCAAAAATTTTGACAAGCGCTTCAACGACTACTACGCCTATATGAGCGGCACGAGCATGGCGACACCGATTCTCGCGGGCGGCGTCGCGCAAGTCCGGCAGTATTTGGACGAGCAGGGGGAGAAAGAGCCGAGCGGTGCCCTGCTCAAAGCGATGCTGTTGACGAGCGCGGATGATCTCGGCGAAGACATGCGCAAGCAAGGCTTCGGACGGGCGAATTTGGAGCAGGCGATCCAGACGAGCTACAAAGACGTCAAGGACGGGTTGCGGACGCGCGAAAAGGCCGAGTACGCGGTCAAGGTGACAGACAGCTCGAAGCCGCTTGCGATCACGCTTGCCTGGACGGACTATCCGGCTTCGTTTGCCGCCCGGCGCACTCTGGTCAACGACTTGAATCTGAAGGTCACGACCCCGAGCGGCGAGCGCCTGAACGGAAACGACTTTTTCGAAGCGCCGTACGACGACCAGGTAGACAACCTGAACAACGTCGAGCAGATTTGGATTTTGCAGCCGGAAAAAGGGACGTACACCGTGACCGTGGAAGGCTACAACATTCCAAAAGGCCCGCAGCCGTACGCCATCGCCACGACCGGGAAATGGGCGAAGGTCAAGGATGAGGACGAAGACGGCCAGGAAGAGGATGACGACAACAGCGGCCAAGAGGGCAACGAAGACTATGAGATCAGAAGCGAATGGAAAAAAGGGACGCTGAACAAAAAGACTCCTTACAAGGAGTACGTCATCCGCAGCTTTGTAGCGGGAGAGATGAGCTTGTCGCTGGAATGGGACGAGGAAGCGGACCTGCAAGTGTACGTGTACGACAACAACAAGAAGGAGCTGGCTGTCGCGACGGGGACGGACAATCCCGAAGCGCTGTCGGTGAAGCTGCCGAAGTCCGGTCTGTACAAGGTGCGAGTGGAGCTTGCGGACGGCAAAGAAGCGAATTTTCGCATGGACTTGCGGTATCCGGGACGAACGAAAAAGCGCTAGTTACTCCCGACAGCGCGGCGAGCGCGATGATAAACGGAAAAGACACAGCCTTTGCTCTTGGCGCGAGCGAAGGGTTGTGTCTTTTTTTGTACAGATAAGAATGCATAAGCTTCTTATCCGGTATAAGGGCAAGTAAGGCAGCGCCTGGCCATTGGCGCAGCCAAGTTTTCTCATCCGCTTTCAGATGTGTGGTGGTCAAAATGCGTCTTTGCCCAAAAGGCGGCGAGAGCGTCGGCAAAAAGGGCGAATGCCTGGTTGTCCAACGTCGCTGCGCAAACGGTGAACGGCACGGGAGCTGGCCTTTTTTACGCAAGGACGCCTCCCTCTTCTTTTTGCAGCCATTCCCGCGCGCGCAGGGCGATCTCCAGACAGATGCGGCGCTCCGGGGAGGCGTAGTCGTCCCCGAGCAGCTCCGCGATTTTTTCCAGGCGGTGGTAGAGCGTCTGGCGGTGAATGAACAAGCGCTCGGCAGCCTCCTGCTTGGACAAGTTGGCGTCGAGGTAGACGCGCAGCGTGTGCACGAGGGCGGAGCCATGCTTTTGGTCGTGCGCAAGCAACGGGCCCAGATAGTCCGCGATGAAGCTCGCCAGCACAGGCTCGGTCGGGATATGAAACAGCAGGCGAAACAAGCCAAGGTCCGTGAAAAAAGGGCTCGTCGCTTCGCGCTGAAAAGCGAGGGCCTGCTCCGCTTCCGCCAAGTGTCTTCCGGCGTCAGACAACCGTTTGCCCACCCGCCCGATCCCGCAGCAAATCCTGGCGTCCGCTCCGAGCATTTGTCCGGCGATCCGCTTCATGTCTGCCCACGCCTTTTCCAGCGCCCGCCGTGCGTTCGCCGTTGTCTTTTGGTCGATCAGCAAAACGTAGAAGCGGTTGCCCGTGCAGCGGATGAACGGCCGAAAGCCTTGCCGCGTCAGCAGTGAGCGGAATATCGCCGTCAGATCGTGCGGCGGGAGGGCATCGTCTGTCTGGTCGGTGTTTTTTTCGCAAGACATGATGAGCGTGTAGTATGCAGGCGCCTTGCTGCTGCCGGACAGGCCGAGCAACGTGCGCATATGCTCCTCGGGCATCGCGCGGTTGGCGATGAGTTCGTCGAACAGACGGTTTTCCATGGCGCGCGTCTGTTCCTCGGCAAACATTTTGCGCAGGAAAAACTGGGCCATTGCCGAGACGGTGTTGTCCAGCGTCAACAGCAAATACTCGTCTGCCTCGCGCTCGTACAAGATCAGTCCGACGTAGGCCAGCAGGTGGCCCATTGCCATCACCGGCTGATAGATCAACTGCTTGGTCTGTGACAACGCGTGAAAGCGGACGCTGGCGTCGTTCGTGTCTGCTTGCGCAAAATGAGCGCGCATCAGCTCGGTCATCTCCAGTTGGACTGCGTGCGGCAAGGCCGGAACGTACTGGGCAGCGACGTCTGGCGAGTAAAACAGCACCTGGGTTTGCACTGCGGACTGGAAATGCTGGAGCAGCTTGGGGATGCCCGCCGCCTGCAGGCTGAGCTGCTGCAAGCCGCGGGAATACGCTTCGAGGTCGCGCAGCGCCTGCATTTGCCGATTGATGAGATGCTCGTGCAAATCTTGCGTAATATCGACGAAGCGCACAGGCTGATGGAAGACGATGAGCGGAAACTCGTGGTGGTTGGCCATCTCCAGCATGTCCGCCGGAATCGACGGGATGTACACTCCCAGCTCCACGCACAAGCCGGACGCTTTGCGCCGGATCAACTCGGCCAAATAGGCGAGCCGCTTTTCTTTCGCCTCGCCGAAGCCGAGTCCGGTGGAGAGAATCAGCTCGCCGCCATTTAAAAATTGGCCCGTATCGGCCGTCTCCAGAACGTGAACCCAGCGCACAGGCCGGGCCAGGCCCCGGTGGCCCGCCACGACCTCGGCGTGCCGAAACAACGGACGTTTGATCGCCTCGGCGATGGTCAGTCGCCAGTCATTGCTCATAAGCAGCCCCCTATCTGCCCGTCTTCCACAAACGATCCGAGGACGGGCAATTGACATGATGTATGATGAATCCTACCGAATGATTGTCATTTTGTCTAGTGATGAGTGGTTTTATTTTTGGATAAAATGGAATTGTCAAACAAATGATCGCAAGGAGTTGAAAGGATGAACACAGCCGCTGTTGGAAATCCATTGAAGAATTACGTAGGGGGACAATGGGTGGAATCGCAGGCAGCCCGCTTTGAGGACGTGCCCAACCCGGCGACGGGCGAACTATTGTCCCGCGTGCCGCTGTCGACGAAAGAAGACGTGGACAAGGCCGTTGCCGCCGCGAAGGAAGCTTTCGCAGGGTGGAGCGCGACTCCGGTCGTGGATCGGGCGCGCATCATGTTTCGTTTTCACAGCCTGCTGGTGAAGCACGAGGACGAGCTGGCGCGGATGATTACGCTGGAGAACGGCAAAAACCTTCCGGAAGCACAGGCAGAGCTGTTGCGCGGGCTGGAAATGGTCGAGTTTGCGTGCGGGATGCCGACGCTGCTCATGGGCGAGACGCTGCCCAATATCGCGGCGAATATCGACAGCCAGGCGATTCGCTTTCCGCTGGGCGTCGTGGCCGGGATTACCCCGTTCAATTTCCCTGTGATGGTTCCGATGTGGATGTATCCGATCGCGATTACCGCGGGCAATACGTTCGTCCTCAAGCCGTCGGAGCGCACGCCGCTGTCCTGCATTCGCATCGCGGAGCTGCTGAAGGAAGCGGGCTTGCCGGACGGGGTGTTCAATGTCGTGCACGGCGCCCACGATGTCGTCAACGGGCTGCTGGAACACCCGGATGTGAAGGCGATCTCGTTCGTAGGCTCGCAGCCTGTGGCGGAGTACGTGTACAAGACAGCCGCCGCCCATGGCAAACGGGTGCAGGCGCTGGCTGGCGCGAAAAACCACCATCTGGTCATGCCGGACACCGACCTGAAGCGGGCAGCGAAAACGATCGTCAGTTCGGCGTTTGGCTGTGCGGGCGAGCGCTGCATGGCGGCGAGCGCGGTCGTCGCTGTCGAGGACATCGCTGACGAGCTGGTGGCGCACCTGATCGAAGAATCCAACGCGCTTGTGATGGGCAACGGGCTTGAGGCAGGCGTCGATCTCGGTCCGGTCATTCGCGATTCGCATTTGGCCAAAGTGCACAGCTACATTGAAAAAGGGCTCGCATCCGGTGCTGCGCTCGTGCGCGACGGACGGGAGGATGCGAAGCAGCACGAAAAAGGCTACTTCCTCGGCCCGACGATTTTTGACCAGGCCGATGCGGAAATGGTCATCGTGCGCGACGAGATTTTCGCGCCTGTGCTCAGCGTCATGCGCGTGAAAAATTTTGAAGAGGGCCTGGAAACGATTAGCCGCTCCCGCTTTGGCAACGGTGCGACGATTTATACCAACAACGGAAAATGGGGCAGGGAGTTCGTGCAGCGCGTGGAGGCCGGCATGGTCGGCGTCAATGTGGGCGTGCCTGCGCCAATGGGCTTCTTCGCCTTCTCGGGCTGGAAAGAATCGTTTTACGGCGACCTGCATGCAAACGGCAAGGACGGCGTCCTGTTTTACACGAAGAAAAAGACGGTTACCTCCAGATGGTTCGAAGATGGCGATACGAGCATCGGCTCGCAAAAAGTGTTCGTAAAATAAAGGAGGCTTAGGCGATGGAGCAAGATCAACTGTTGCAAGAGTACGACAAGGACAGCCTGCTTGCGGCCGACCGCGAGCACATGTGGCATCACATGTCGCCCTACAACCCGAATCCGATGATCGTGACAGGCGCAAAAGGCTCCTGGATCACCGATATCGACGGCAACCGCTA
It includes:
- a CDS encoding MFS transporter, with amino-acid sequence MDAKKVLVLLGVTILLGTFAQNLFMPILPAMQKAFATSEYWINLTISLFTVMLAVMQIVYGPLVDRFGRKKVLIPALVLYALASVGCYLADSIASLLVFRAIQGAGFAAIPIVAATMIGDLFAGNGRANAMGTYQMMLAVGPAIGPLLGGWIGGVGGHSAVFAFLALTAVLLLIGNGLLLPETKNSQTAARSFHLRAYCDIFRQPTGAAVILLGFAQMFTYYCFLLFIPVELTHRYHLSSERIGLLFLLTSVVFMISSKLAARVQKRWGSRKALVWTAGMHAVATFLFMAAADASLVLLVVTSALFALALGIGMPVHTTLLSEVFEQERATAIGVYNLIRYMGMAAGPVAGAAMYGAGGTWLEFGAAGLLLLLAVLFAAKNAGGLRLGKSA
- a CDS encoding AAA family ATPase; translation: MQQQHERDRQPAREGALVDPAQIQAYTEAECLALLQKIEEARTDSPDEQRDRAEAAVLTRLSVLRMAKKGGYALAQEWLERALSLKPNDLYALGVQLRLAFSQLRSHPFETGFPTVRETDNVVAKRRAVEVLREKALLAQAEIEQWQAIAKEALHTAHKLGDEQARATAERLVDLYGRRQRLLAELLERVQSYGASLSGVFFSAEMLNQLQETIRALNLQAQEKVQLLPEDEPDVASEAPAAERHSKLSALEQLESLIGLRDIKQRVRQLAQFLQYRKLREEKGWHMHDQLPLHLVLMGNPGTGKTTLARLIARLYHELGLLANGQLIEVDRSHLVGGYVGQTEQRVMEAIKQADGGVLFIDEAYSLKRPDSSGSDYGQNAIDTLVAAMTSGEYAGRFVVMLAGYPEEMRQFLYANPGLYSRFPQAGHFVLPDYDADELVQIADAVAARNDFTLTDAAKTALRERIEKAQVDDTFGNARTVTNLVLDAIFAKGRATAGKALQWDDFTILRPEDVSEAPQPTAESSAEAQLQSLIGLEAVKAELKKIAAYVAVQQERAARGLPKSAIELHAVFTGNPGTGKTTVAQLYAQMLQEVGYLKRGHLVTASRADLVAGFVGQTAALTRRKVREALGGVLFIDEAYALLGPGQQDFGQEAVHTLVEEMTRHAENLVVVLAGYSGEMNGLLLSNPGLLSRFKKYIHFPDYSVEELVQILEQAAQKAGYVIEDSAVAAIRQRLEKASQEQRLHGNGRFSYNLLQEAIQNQALRITGMSRESWDQELLATLLWSDFQPLLTRESEENGTKA
- a CDS encoding S8 family serine peptidase, producing MLLASLPAEARQQPGERRGHIEIEAKEELAIEKTSSRRSASDLVVIQLSGPVREQWKEQLEDLGATLGDYIPDYAFLAKLAREEQRAEIEGLSFVKKVIPYHPQAKLAPQLRSTLGETKAVEVAVIGFDQQVDMLRTVSRLADEADIKEIESPKIAPHISIVTMNEDVIGQVIESEDVIAIVPVPENELHNDIAATIIHADELASTGYTGKGQIVGVADTGLDTGDLKSMHPDFQGQVKSLYAMGRKDDASDRHGHGTHVAGAVLGTGEASNGQYKGMAPDAKLVFHSIEDRSGKLVTDVETILQEAYEDGARIHSDSWGANDKGDYSLSSFLFDRFLWEHPDMTALIAAGNFGVAGYQSVGSPATAKNVIAVGASENVRPSLGDHSDNKDEVWEDSSRGLTADGRLKPDIVAPGTSILSTRSSLAPSKNFDKRFNDYYAYMSGTSMATPILAGGVAQVRQYLDEQGEKEPSGALLKAMLLTSADDLGEDMRKQGFGRANLEQAIQTSYKDVKDGLRTREKAEYAVKVTDSSKPLAITLAWTDYPASFAARRTLVNDLNLKVTTPSGERLNGNDFFEAPYDDQVDNLNNVEQIWILQPEKGTYTVTVEGYNIPKGPQPYAIATTGKWAKVKDEDEDGQEEDDDNSGQEGNEDYEIRSEWKKGTLNKKTPYKEYVIRSFVAGEMSLSLEWDEEADLQVYVYDNNKKELAVATGTDNPEALSVKLPKSGLYKVRVELADGKEANFRMDLRYPGRTKKR
- a CDS encoding PucR family transcriptional regulator; its protein translation is MSNDWRLTIAEAIKRPLFRHAEVVAGHRGLARPVRWVHVLETADTGQFLNGGELILSTGLGFGEAKEKRLAYLAELIRRKASGLCVELGVYIPSIPADMLEMANHHEFPLIVFHQPVRFVDITQDLHEHLINRQMQALRDLEAYSRGLQQLSLQAAGIPKLLQHFQSAVQTQVLFYSPDVAAQYVPALPHAVQLEMTELMRAHFAQADTNDASVRFHALSQTKQLIYQPVMAMGHLLAYVGLILYEREADEYLLLTLDNTVSAMAQFFLRKMFAEEQTRAMENRLFDELIANRAMPEEHMRTLLGLSGSSKAPAYYTLIMSCEKNTDQTDDALPPHDLTAIFRSLLTRQGFRPFIRCTGNRFYVLLIDQKTTANARRALEKAWADMKRIAGQMLGADARICCGIGRVGKRLSDAGRHLAEAEQALAFQREATSPFFTDLGLFRLLFHIPTEPVLASFIADYLGPLLAHDQKHGSALVHTLRVYLDANLSKQEAAERLFIHRQTLYHRLEKIAELLGDDYASPERRICLEIALRAREWLQKEEGGVLA
- a CDS encoding CoA-acylating methylmalonate-semialdehyde dehydrogenase, with product MNTAAVGNPLKNYVGGQWVESQAARFEDVPNPATGELLSRVPLSTKEDVDKAVAAAKEAFAGWSATPVVDRARIMFRFHSLLVKHEDELARMITLENGKNLPEAQAELLRGLEMVEFACGMPTLLMGETLPNIAANIDSQAIRFPLGVVAGITPFNFPVMVPMWMYPIAITAGNTFVLKPSERTPLSCIRIAELLKEAGLPDGVFNVVHGAHDVVNGLLEHPDVKAISFVGSQPVAEYVYKTAAAHGKRVQALAGAKNHHLVMPDTDLKRAAKTIVSSAFGCAGERCMAASAVVAVEDIADELVAHLIEESNALVMGNGLEAGVDLGPVIRDSHLAKVHSYIEKGLASGAALVRDGREDAKQHEKGYFLGPTIFDQADAEMVIVRDEIFAPVLSVMRVKNFEEGLETISRSRFGNGATIYTNNGKWGREFVQRVEAGMVGVNVGVPAPMGFFAFSGWKESFYGDLHANGKDGVLFYTKKKTVTSRWFEDGDTSIGSQKVFVK